The Mercenaria mercenaria strain notata chromosome 1, MADL_Memer_1, whole genome shotgun sequence nucleotide sequence ATCAAATTGAACATATCTTGACCGGTGAAATACGCTGTTAgatcgctcaactgagtaatatgaacagttattacatatttcaaatgtcaaacggATGCTAAAATACAATCATGTATTAAGAAAGTATGTAAATAGGTCACGTTCatgttcactgaaagtcagttttaagatctgtgtgcaaaactgaaTACGTCGTTAATATTTCGaggctgcatcttaaaaacaagaaagtaggtcagcaggtcaggttacagtcaagtgatccctaattacttggggtcatcaggtaattataataaaacagtctaggaaatatgatcagatattattttaagtattttttcctatataaatcataataaaaaCCAAGTGACCCTCGGGGCAGAGCCTcttcaccacaggggcataatttgaacagtcttgtaaGAGaaacactaggcaatgctacacacctaatatcaaaagcctaggccttgaactttcagtgaagaatattttaaaaagtttttttccaatgtaagtatgtaaaactttggacccctctttttaccccagaggcataatttgaactatcttgaTAGAAGACCATAAGGCAgtgcaacataccaaataccaaaagcgtaggccttgcagtttcagacgagaagatttttcccctatataagtctatgtgaaacaTGAGACCGCCGGGGCGAAGCCTCTTTTCCACccgaggggcataatttgaaaaatcttggacCACacggcaatgctacataccaaacaacaaaggcctaggtcttgtggtttcagacaagaagatttttaaatgttttgatcctatataaatctatgtaaaacttgagacccccgaggcggggcctGTTTTCACcctgggggcataatttgaaaatattaaatatcctgATCtggggttttggacaagaagattttttaaagtttttccttacggttgccatggcaaccagagttttgtatGAAATtcattctttgaacaatttttaaataagaccattcaaggaacatccctgtgaagtttcatcagaaTTTGCCaggtggttttggaggagatgttgtataaaggaaagtgtggaccgatgccggacggtgagcgatcacaatagctgaccctgagcctttggctcaggtgagctagaaattAAAGATAAGAGTTTATTGCCCGGAAGctttcaacaagagggccatgatggccctatatcgctctcctgagttaagttgcttgcttgaacaaatttctttgctaaagcttcaaaaaacaagaaggttggtcagtaggtcatattcagggtcactgaaagtcagttttaagattggtgtgcaaaactgtacatgtcatccaaatttcaaggctgtatcataaaaaacaaggaagtaggtcaataggtcaaggtcacagtcgggtgacccttatcacttggggtcatcaggtaaatataattaaacagtctaggaaatatgatccgataatttttgaagtatttttccctatataacttaTATCaattcaccccaggggcataattcgaacaaacttgttagagatcaactaggcaatggtacataaaaatgtcaaagcataggccttgcactttcagacaagaagatttttcaagttttttcctatataagtctatgtaaaacttgggacccacaggacagggcctctttcaccccagggacataatttgaacaattttggtagtagaccactaggcaatgcaacataccaaatatcaaaagcataggccttgcaatttcaggcaagaagaattttaaagttttttcctgtatatgtctatgtaaaactagggaaccccgtggtagggcctcttttcaccccaggggaataatttgaacagtctttttacagaaccacaaggcaatgctacataccaaatatcaaaagcctaggtgtTGTCGTTTCAGACAAGAtggttttttgaagtttttttctcatacaagtctatataaaccatgtgccccccccccccccccgggcagggccatatttcatcctcgaaaaatcttggtagaggcctactatatgatgctacataccaaatatcaagtttcttgcatttctattgctcaatagacgtcacgtagagacaggatatattccatatcctgcaagtacatttcagatatgaatttttataaaaaacaaaatggctgccgaaTCGCTGGCGtcattgaatcaagtcagattattaatTAGCTCCTGCTATAGGTATCGAAAAACGAGAGTAAATTTAACTTGCCGTTTTCATTCTAGTAGTAATTTATGAGAGACACGGCCGTTCAAATCTCGTTTTAAATTAAATCATGGTAAAACAAAGGAATTATTACATTTGATATTCAGcagtttattgttttatcatttatctACATGCACGATaaaggatttaacaggaaacgggatgaaagccgaagttcTAACACACTTCTGACATCATCAAATCTAGTGATTTTTGAAAGGATGGAACAGAATTTCTTATCTAAACCAGtttataacatttgtaaatgagcttttgtgttttgtaatttagtcaaaatacaggtcattgtgcattttattgctggtgttaatcaactataaaaatatgatgaccaaacaaatgattgcaggattccagactgcactgtaagtagctttgttaatttacaataATGTTTCGATTATAGCATGATGGAAGTAAAGGGAAGTCGGCACGATAAAATTGTAACACAGCTTGTTGGTAACAGGATAGGGGACTAATAATATACTTCTGACGCAAATGTATGACTGACTGTTATGATATCGTCTTTAAATGCAGTCAATGACATTATCATTATAATGACCATTTTTAACGAATAAGATTTAGCTTGTGACGGCAGTATTGTATGGAGGTTGTTGCCATTTCTGGGAATTATCTGCTGGGCCAGGCATGTGTGTTGTCTGTATCTGTTGCGGAAACGCGACATTTGTATATCCAACTTGTCCATACCCTAAAGCGGTTGTCTGCACACCATACACCGGTACTGAAATATATACACTGTTCGATATTGAAACGTGTTCGcatacatttttaaagatatgagAAATTGTTACACGTACGAAGCCGTATAGTCTCCCTTAAAAGCTGGTGATACCCTAAATGAAGATATCTTATAATATGTATTTCTTAGTAATACAACAGTTcgagaagcccgcccgcttagcacGATAGGGAAatcgcagatctacggatcgcggggtcatgggTTTGAGGGAGGGGGTGCATTacattacattatcacagcacATAATTCGTCTATTTTATCAAACGAGCATATAAAATTGGGATATGAATCGGAAATTACTAAAGATTCTTTTCATTGCCGACAGCCATTTATTGAAGTTTCTATAATGTCCCTTCAAATGTTGAAATAAGTGCAAATCAGACAAACGAACGGACAGATAAGCAGTCGAAAAAGAGACTGACAGACACTCGGTATTTCAGTACTAAAATTAACGGTAACTTGGTTGTTCCTGACCGCTTAAAAACAGTAGGGCGAAGGAAAAATGGTGTCACCTATAGTTGTTACGCCCGCTGGTTGACACAACCATCCCGTatgtcctctagtttttcgacaGCAACAAAATACAGCCACTAACACTGACCCTATCAGTACTACAAGTCCAATAACACCAAGCACAATGAGTCCTGGTACAGCAACGCTGCAATGACAACCTCATAGATACAAATCGGCAAaaaattgatttgtttgttttgtatttaacgccgtttttcaacagcatttcagtcatgtaatggcgggcagttagcctaaccagtgttcctggattctttaccagtacaaacctgttctctgcaagaaactgccaacatccccacatgaatatcagaggtggaggacgaatgatttcagacacagtatcttttatcaaatagtcacggagaacatacgccctgctcGAGGATctaactcgcgaccccgcgatccgtagaccaacgctctccctattgagctaagcgggcgggtcaaaAGATTGAATGTTTTATTCAGGTATGAATTACATTGGCGTGTATTTGATCACATGTACGTTTAACATAGCAAAAGTGTTCCATATtccatataaaaatatatttatttcatatattacgGCTTTAATTAACTGGTGTATAACTTTGCATTTAAATCTCATGGACAACGTTTGAGGTCACTAAAATATTCATGGGATACGAAATCCGTACCGTATGTTGTAGTGGCTAATTTGTGCCATCATGTCGCAGgtttacggcgtgatattctagcgTGGCAGCACTATCAAGGTGGGCATTGCGCTCAATGCgatttttaaatttgtgtttgCATTTTCAAAACTGCTGACTAAATCAAAGGTAGTACCAGTAGCAAAGGTAAAAAAATCAGGCAGTAGCATTGGTTAGGAGATCAGCATTGGGGGAAAAACTTTCTTTTTGCGCTGGACTGCCTTTGTTTACGGATGGTAGCTTTGTAGGGGGAAACGCCCTATTTTAGGATGGCtgtttgctgttttgtttttaaGTGCGGCATGAGGAAATTTAACAAACCACAAAACAGAACGTTACACAGCCCGCCAGCTTAGATCAGTAGGAAGAGCGTTTGTGTACGGATCGCGCATTCGTGAGGTAGATCCCTGTGCGGGGCATaattatgttctccgtgacgatttgataaacgacattgtgtctgaaatcattcgacgTCCATCTCCGgtaattcatgttgggaagttgacaCTTACTTGCAAAGAAAATGTttatactggtatagaatcctggaacactgattaggttaactgtccgccgttacactgaaaaacggcgtaaaacttaacacaaacaaacaaacaaacagaacgaTACACATTCATATTGTCTTACCGACGACGTAAACTACTGCAATTACTAATTAGaaattgttgaaacattttttgttaccTTGGAGTTAATTTTAAATACAATAGGTCAATGCTAGAGGCAATGAAATCCTTAGCAGAACAGGCATTAAAGGcggtaaatagcttatattctattatttgacgttAAAGCTAAACTCTTACTTTTTGACAGAATGGTTGAGCCGAGTTTATTATACTGTGCAGAAGTTTTTAGCATCTATAACACAGATGTTCTAGATAGAATTCAAGTGAAgttctgtaaaaagattcttggAGTTAAAGCATCTACCCCAATTATGGCCGTTTTAGGAGAACTTGGAAGATACCCTATATCTGTTTTATGTAAAGAGAGAGTATTAAATTATTGGACGAAAATAAGGAATGATACAGGATCGCTTATGTATAAGATTTTTCAACTTCAGTACGAAGAATTATATAATGAAAGATGTACTTTTTGggcaataaatattaaatttcttaTTGATGGTATCGGATACGGCTACTTGTGGCATAACTTTCAAGAGAACATCACTTTTGATATATTGAAATGCAGACTAAGAGATCAGTTTAAACAAGAGTGGAGTGGTATTGTTCATAGTATGACAAAACTAGATTactatgtaaaatttaaaactgaatttagatataaaaagtatcttgattttattgataatgaTTATTTGAGAAAACTATTCACTTGTTTCAGATTATCAGCTCATTCTCTAGCTATAGAAACTGGGAGATACGTAGGAACCGATAGAATATATAGGGTGTGTCGAAATTGCAATTACAATGTTGTTGAGTCGGAATATCACTTCTTAATGACTTGTCAAAAATATTCTAATATCCGTACCAAATTTTTGCCACGCATTTCGTGGCCAAATGTCAATTTATTTAACTGTCTGATGaattcaaataaaaggaaaactattttgaatatttgtaaatacCTTAAAGAAGCATATAGTATCAGAAATGCAGAGGTGTAATTATGTActtaataattatgataactgTTTATGGGTAATATTACCTTTTTCTGTTCATGCTGCCGCTATATGTACATGCTATTATATACTTACTatcaacattttcataacatGTCGTGTATGATTACATATCTATTgtatcagtattttcttttttctgttcattagccaaaggcaaGTTCTTGTCGAAGTTtgctaataaaatgttgttgttgttgttgttactaaCTAAAATTACTTTTGACATTATCCTTTATTTTGCGTTTTTCAACATTCTTAATCAAACCTGTTAGAGTAATTTAGCTTTTGAGGCTTGCAACTTCAATAGTTATTATTATAACCAGTGATTCTTCATCTATATACGCATTTAATCTATTTACTATAATTATCATGCACTTGAATTACTACTTTATTCACAGACGTTCATCCATTTGAAActgtttattgttttaatgtatttgaCAATCGCTACATGACAATATGGCAATATTTAAACAGCGTATACATTAGGTTTTAAGTATTAAAACCCCGAGCAAACAACAGTTGCACTATTGAAAAATCGGAGATAAATAATAATCTAAGAACGTCTGTAATACTAATTAGTtttagcctgcccgcttagctcagtagagacaGTGCAGATCTAcgtgtcgcgagttcgatcctcgggcgaggcgtctgttctctgtgacgattttatataagaaattgtGTCTTAATTCATCCGTCGTCCCACTCTGATTCATGTGTTGGCAGtagcttgcggagaacagatttgtactggtacagaatctaggttaattgcccaccattacataacaCTGATGAAAACCGATGTTTAtccggaaacaaacaaataaatccaAAAGTAAGTTAATTCTAGCATCAAGCGCATATAATTTCAAATACCAAAtcatctgttttatttattaaatctgAGATTTTGCCTTCAAGGACGATTTTTTGTTCTATGTGTTTAAACTAAGGGGGGCTCCGTGGTCGAGTGGATAAGGtagctgacttagaatcacttgcccctcatcaatgtgggttcaagcctcacccGGACATTTCAATTCTTCacgtgtggaagccatccagctggctaacggtaggtcggtggttctacgcaggtgcccgctggtgatgaaataaggggcacctggggtcttcttcaaccatcaaagcttgaaagtcgccatttgacctaaatTGTGGCGTtgtgacattaaatccaacaaaaacaatacACAGCAAACTAAAGTTGCGGTAGTTATTTTCCTGGTTATCATCTAGTGAAACAATGAAAAACCCAATAAGTAATATTTTAGTCTATTGTCGCATGTTTGCTTTGTGCTCTACATATACACCAGCCGGtcacataaacttgttaaatcattttggaaaagaaaataaCCTCCTCCGTTCAATGAGCTCGAATTAAACAGCGAACCGGACGAGCAATTTGGAAAAATATATACCTGCTACAGcagtatttcttatatttatctCCACAACAAGACGTTGAGCAGTAAATTCTGTCGTCATATACTGGTCCATAATTGCTCTTTGTACAATATTCCCCGGCGTGTACAACTGAAATTTAGAATAAGGAAGTGTCGATCATACAAAACCTGATTTGTTTACACAGATGTGATGTTATATCCTATTTTACAGGTCTACATACCCTTGCATTAAGGCTAACGTGTAGGTTTCGTGTGCCCCAAGCAGCAATAGTCCACATTGCCGTCTATTAACATCTTATGAACACTAGAGAAATGATTAACTGCAAgaccaaaaatacataatatattagATTTTATGTAATTGTTTGAAATTCAGTAATGATGCTGAAGACATAAacaaatggtactagtagcttcctcgcttggcgctcagcattaagagggtagttctaggactggtcagcccggtggcagtataatgtgactgagtggggtatcatttcacgtgtctacggcgtgatattccagtgaggcagcactataaagttgggcattgtgctcactgctacaagcagacaccgtcgtttatatgactgaaaaattgttgaaaaagacgttaaacccgaatagacacacacacacacacacacacgacaGTAATGATACTGATGGCTAAACAATGGTCCAATTAAATTATTTACTGTTCGCATATTCAAAAGAAAAAGCAGTCGGATTCCATTCTTTTTCAGACTgataactgggactcgaacccaggatcGCCTGTCCGcgtagagcgcagatctatagATCCCAGGGTCGTAGTTTATCAAGTGGGGCATATGGTGTCCTTGACGAATTGataaaattgtgtctgaaatcaaatCATGCGTCctcaaagcccgcccgcttagctcagtagggagagcgttggtctacggatcgcggggttgctaGTTCGATCCcaggacggggcgtatgttctccgtgacgatttgataaaagacacgggaatgaaatcattcgtcctccatctctgatacTAGTAATTCATGTGGCCAAGTTGGCAGTTAcagttgcggagaacaggtttgtactgatacagaatcaaggaacactggtgaGGCTAAATGCCCActattacatgactgaaatactgttgaaaaacggcgttaaacccaaaacaaacaaacactccttcacctctgattcatgagggaAAGTTGGCaatcacttgcggagaacaggtttgtactagtagataatccaggaacactggtaaggttaactttCCGttgatacataactgaaatactgttggaaaacggatTTATACCAAACACAACAAGGCCCTGcaatggatagtgaaagggtaaacctttgacctttagctgtgaccttgaccttgaactgacatggctgacttataaattctgcacaacgtcttgatgagatgatcatttgaccaaagtttcataaaaacccttcaaggggttaaggagatagagagctcaaacctttgaccttgagttgtgaccttgaccttgagttgacatggctgactcatgagatcatttgacccaagtttgatgaaaatccttcaaagggtttaggagatacagggtggacacaaaatggaaggctcaaacctttgaccctaagtaatgactttgaccttgggccggcatggctgacttatcaGTTCTGcgcatcgttttgatgaggtgatcatttgacccaagttttataaaattccttcaaggggtttaagaaaTACAGAGTGGAGACAAAATGGAAGGCACagacctttgacctcgagttatGAACTTGActttgagccagcatggctgactcatgcgttTTGCATAtcccttgatgaggtgatcatttgacccaagtttcatatgaatcctttaagggaattaggagatacagagcagacacaaaatggaaggctcaaacctttgaccttcagctgtgaccttgaccttgagccgacatggccgactcataagtgctgcacattgccttgataaggtgatcatttgacccaagtttgatgaaaatccttcaaggggtttatgaaatatagagcggacacaaaatggaaggctgaaacctttgaccctaaaagttgtgaccttgaccttgagccggcatggctaactcatgggttctgcacatcatcttgttgaggtgatcatttgacccaagttttataaaattccttcaaggggtttaggagatatagagcggacacaaaatggaaggctcaaacctttgacctttagttgtgacattgaccttgagcggACAAGGCTGATtcgtgggttctgcacatcgtcttgatgaggtgataatttgacccaagtttcatgaaaatccttcaaggggtttaggagacatggagtggacacgaaagtgttacggacagacggacggacagaaggaaggacggacggagaccattcctatacccccccccccccaccaccaccaccaccacttgtggcgggggattaaaaaagaaCCCAGGATGTCTCACGTGAGATACTAagtaaattgtttacatttactgTTGCACGtaaatagacatttctaacgtaaacgtaaatcggaaacggaatactgaatccataaatgttatttgcaaataatggtctaagggaaaTTACTagtgcattactattggatgaaattgtctcccatagaccacaaattagcctaaaattttacggattcagtattccgtttcgtaattacgtttacgttagaaaggtctaatatcAGCTCATTACCTTTTACATTGTGTTAGTTCTTATCACAGTCAATATTTTGCTGTCTGTTTAACGTTGCTTTTGACAAGCACAACAGATGAAAATGCAtcttatttaaacatttattcttgGTGTATGTATATAAACCTAGAAATCCTTAAACTCCTTGCTGGCTTGATCTTAAAACTAGTCTATACCGACCTTATAAGGCGGAATAATACGTTAttagaattacacaaaccaaacCTATCTTTGCTACATATATTACGTCGAACGATGGAAAGTTAAATCTTAAATTccaaaatgaaatagaaaatgttgaTACTACATGATAACTTTCCTTtgttttagaacattttttaGTCTGTTGACAGATAATATGTGACTCGTTCATCTGTGAAAcgaatttttttcttcattttgttcGTTTTTTCCTGTTCCTATTTATATGCTTTacgttttaaacatatttatgatacATGAAGTACACATCCGTGCCTACACAGCTCTCGGGTTATGGTTCAGGTAGATATGCCATCGGAACTTGGCTCTTCCAATTGGATATTTATCACTGTTTCTTACTGTCTTGTGTTCAATCTATTTAGGTAACCATACAGCCCACAgtttaaattacataaaagaaaacaaaactatatAGTTACCTGTGACACAAATGAATACAACTAcaacgaaatacattttatccGTCATTTTTGTATTATTGTATCTTAGCTTATAAGCTGTTGAAAATCTTGTTTTATGACTAAAACTGATAACATGACATTTTATTGTTCTTCCGGTTCAATGTAGGAGTACAGTCCATCATACAATTGACAAACAATAAACAttgacggatccaaacggaaggggaagaaatcattttatagaaatatttcagttgcaaaatacattgcatttccgtagccctgaccaaactgttcggcgatatatgaccattttgtgtcgattcgccgtaaaacccaactcactcactcactgacCAAACTGTAAACTGGGTCAGTctgttttataagtacaacaacacggttgacccatttaaacgagttgtagTTTAAGCatatcaaaaaataattacaacaaTCTATCACTTGAGCATCATCTACACATCCTTTAAAGTTGTTCTCAAATTAGTGACTGAGATTCAACCGTGTCATGATTTAGACCATAATCGAAACTAGTATGTCGTAATACACATTTGTATAACTTCAGAATAAGTTATATAAGGAGAATTAGTTGGCCAACTTCACAGACACTTGCAATTGGGGTCAGGGTCCCACCTTCTCCGCCTTTGTCAGCAGTAAGTTAATATATGTCGTATTGGGGTCATAGAGCATGTTTTATCACGGTTTCAATGTCGCAGGGTAAAATAGCGGTATCTGTAAATCCTTTAATATTTTGattgctttatttcattttccccATTAATGTCCAGTCTGGTGTTCCATACCAAATCctccaatatatatataaaattagaccacgataatccgtaaatagccaatcgtaaagcagacttgtacccgtctatatttcatatacaacagtagcgttgtatatatatcgggggaaacttgggcaaaaaacgcgtgaatttcgtgtcaatttaccatctaacaatacagcctaacgccggagttaaatgaccttgcaatattctcaccagttatcaatgggataaaaaataagactgacatggaggtaaattcagttgacaacgtctaaatattaatatcgtaaaaatgaccccatgttattagatatcaataaaattgaattacaataaactacatatttgtagtgtagaaccaactgggtaaaaacgtaatttacacattcactgaaacgtttccaacaattgtaactttttatgttcacttgttataaaaaagacatgtcagcacgatcctcacatttgcaatcaactggatccagttgttcgaaactttaacaggcgattgagttaacggtcgattaactttatcagtagatttcaacagtttagaaaacttagaaaatcaaatgtacttgttaaggattataaacactaaaccatctttacagtaaaattaaaacatcatactagtgtttcccacccaccaagactagtatcttgaatagaaatttaacaggcggttagtttaacagcttaatgcagtggtcgtgggttcgagcatcattggggtcacgacaaTGACTTCTCATATtaccccagtactagttttcataggaaacggattcgagagtggttacaataagcttaaacagttaaagctttcatcacaatcgagctaaaacaaattagtataaaataaactaaactaaattacagcccgttaaagtttcgaacaacttggcccagttaggaagtaaaacaactacatcattcttacaagaagagcacgatatagtaaaaggtattcgtagtcctacgagcatctacgcactaactatatcctgataaacaaagtaaacaaataaaaaactaactaactaaataaataaataaataaataacctggttatcttcttgaatcaacgtatctgtcatcgtgtttcgccaacatgcaaactcctcacaaaaactaattgttcagcatgcagtccaattttgagtatttttgagaaatccatatttaactgtttagcattaattttgtgat carries:
- the LOC123537830 gene encoding uncharacterized protein LOC123537830, with amino-acid sequence MTDKMYFVVVVFICVTVVHAGEYCTKSNYGPVYDDRIYCSTSCCGDKYKKYCCSSVAVPGLIVLGVIGLVVLIGSVLVAVFCCCRKTRGHTGWLCQPAGVTTIVPVYGVQTTALGYGQVGYTNVAFPQQIQTTHMPGPADNSQKWQQPPYNTAVTS